One stretch of Pedobacter riviphilus DNA includes these proteins:
- the rpsO gene encoding 30S ribosomal protein S15, whose amino-acid sequence MYLSPEKKAEIFKQHGEVETNTGSAEGQVALFTYRIAHLTEHLKKNRKDFSTQLSLQKLVGKRRGILAYLYKKDIERYRAIIKALSLRDIIKQK is encoded by the coding sequence ATGTATTTAAGTCCAGAAAAGAAAGCCGAAATCTTTAAACAACACGGCGAAGTAGAAACCAACACTGGTTCTGCAGAAGGTCAAGTAGCGTTATTTACATACCGTATTGCGCACTTAACAGAACACTTAAAGAAAAACCGTAAGGATTTTTCTACTCAGTTGTCACTTCAAAAATTGGTAGGTAAACGCCGCGGTATTTTGGCTTACCTGTACAAAAAAGATATTGAGCGCTATCGTGCTATCATCAAAGCTTTATCGCTTCGTGATATCATTAAACAAAAATAA
- a CDS encoding TonB-dependent receptor, which translates to MLKFRLILFLLIAGCGFAIAQPLVRVSGIVYSDEKLPLPQVTVTVLGQAQSTVTDEFGVYTIYSKSKTFSIKYSLLGYQPQTIKFNERSGARIIKQVNLIANINELEQVNITNKQNQLSNTTTINIADVSSMPLVSGNFESMLKTLPGVSTNNELSAQYSVRGGNFDENLIYINDVEINRPVLIRNGQQEGLSFINSDLVSKAKFSAGGFEAKYGDKLSSILDIRYDKPDSNQTIFSTSLLNTSLSTKKIFKNSFLLTGLRYKNNSNVLIKQDEKGSYSPNFADAQLLYQYDFSPKFNVSFLGSFNLGQFKLVPTNRETQFGTLSTTLRLNVDYTGQEIDDYRTLGSAVTATYSPKPNLVIKLINSYFNTIERERFDINGSYIFAEVDNAFSGENFGVINKNRGIGSYYNYGRNSLNTQVFASEIKVDQNFNSHVFSWGLKFDQSKYNDQLNEYNYTDSAGYILPNNSKNITLQNVINVKNNLDIKNYSAYIQDSYSLSGSAELQLGARATYSSLSRQLLISPRILIAYRPNSNNKILRFSAGVYKQPPSYRTIRDFSGVLNINQKAQSSYNTSLGYEYAFDAFGTRLKFTSEAYFKYSDRLIPYKIDNLRIKYLANEVSRGYAYGADFSIGGEFVKDLVSYFRMSVMHANEDIIDDSYVQNGTTIYPGYLKRPTDQRLNFSIFFQDRLLNSPTYKVHLNALYGSRLPIGPSQTPRYLDKFFIPSYKRVDIGFSKDFLDDAALHKPKFLDRNFSSVILFFEVFNMLNIDNTVSYLWLKDVDNVQYAIPNYLTGRQFNLKLIVKLKNKP; encoded by the coding sequence ATGCTCAAATTTCGGTTAATCCTTTTCCTTTTAATTGCTGGCTGCGGTTTTGCTATCGCTCAGCCTTTAGTTAGGGTTTCAGGAATAGTTTATAGCGATGAAAAGTTGCCATTACCTCAGGTTACCGTTACCGTTCTCGGACAAGCGCAATCAACAGTTACTGATGAATTTGGCGTATATACCATTTATTCAAAATCGAAAACATTTAGTATTAAATATTCGCTTTTGGGCTATCAACCTCAAACTATAAAGTTTAATGAACGCTCGGGAGCTCGAATTATTAAACAGGTAAATTTAATAGCCAATATCAATGAATTAGAGCAGGTTAACATTACCAATAAACAGAATCAACTAAGTAACACCACAACTATTAATATTGCCGATGTTTCATCTATGCCATTGGTTTCTGGCAATTTTGAAAGCATGCTTAAAACCCTTCCTGGTGTATCTACAAATAATGAATTAAGTGCCCAGTACAGTGTTCGGGGAGGTAACTTTGATGAAAATCTGATTTATATAAACGATGTAGAAATTAACCGGCCAGTATTAATCCGCAACGGACAACAGGAGGGGCTAAGCTTTATCAATTCAGATCTAGTGAGTAAAGCAAAATTCTCTGCAGGTGGCTTTGAAGCAAAATATGGTGACAAACTTTCTTCGATTTTAGATATCAGGTATGATAAGCCGGATAGTAATCAAACTATTTTTAGTACCAGTCTTTTAAACACGTCATTAAGTACAAAAAAGATATTCAAAAACAGTTTTCTGTTAACCGGGTTGCGGTATAAAAACAATTCGAATGTACTAATTAAGCAGGACGAAAAAGGAAGTTACAGCCCGAATTTTGCTGATGCACAATTGCTCTACCAATATGATTTTTCACCTAAATTCAATGTGAGTTTCCTCGGTAGTTTTAATCTTGGCCAGTTTAAATTGGTACCAACCAACAGAGAAACCCAATTTGGAACTTTAAGTACTACCTTAAGGCTTAACGTTGATTATACCGGTCAGGAGATAGATGATTACCGAACGTTAGGAAGCGCAGTTACAGCTACTTACTCTCCTAAACCTAATCTGGTTATCAAGTTGATCAACAGCTACTTCAATACCATTGAAAGAGAACGTTTCGATATCAATGGAAGTTATATTTTCGCTGAAGTGGATAATGCTTTTTCGGGTGAAAATTTTGGTGTAATCAATAAAAACAGGGGCATAGGCAGTTACTACAATTATGGGCGGAATAGTTTAAATACCCAGGTTTTTGCTTCAGAAATAAAGGTCGATCAGAATTTTAACAGTCATGTTTTTTCATGGGGACTGAAATTCGACCAGTCTAAGTACAATGATCAGTTGAATGAATACAACTATACCGATTCTGCAGGATATATTTTGCCAAACAATTCGAAAAATATCACTTTACAGAATGTAATTAACGTTAAAAATAACCTTGATATTAAAAATTATAGTGCTTACATTCAGGATAGTTACTCGCTTTCCGGTTCAGCTGAGTTGCAGTTAGGGGCACGTGCTACTTACAGTTCGCTAAGCAGGCAATTGTTAATCAGTCCAAGGATTTTAATTGCTTACCGACCCAATTCGAACAATAAAATTTTAAGATTTTCTGCAGGTGTTTATAAACAACCTCCTTCCTACAGAACCATTCGCGATTTTTCGGGTGTGTTAAATATCAATCAGAAAGCACAAAGTTCTTACAATACTTCCTTAGGCTATGAATATGCATTTGATGCCTTCGGAACAAGACTGAAATTTACTTCGGAAGCTTACTTTAAATATTCAGATCGATTAATTCCTTATAAAATTGATAATCTGAGGATTAAATACCTGGCGAATGAAGTATCGCGTGGTTACGCTTACGGTGCTGATTTTAGTATTGGTGGCGAGTTTGTTAAAGATCTGGTTTCTTATTTCAGAATGTCGGTAATGCATGCTAATGAAGATATTATTGATGATAGTTATGTTCAAAATGGAACTACAATTTATCCTGGTTATTTAAAACGGCCAACAGATCAGCGCTTAAATTTTTCCATATTTTTTCAGGATAGGCTGCTGAATAGTCCTACATATAAAGTACACCTTAATGCTCTTTATGGTTCGCGTTTGCCAATTGGTCCATCACAAACACCAAGGTATTTGGATAAATTTTTTATTCCATCGTACAAACGTGTAGATATTGGTTTCTCTAAAGATTTTCTTGATGATGCCGCACTACATAAACCTAAGTTCCTGGACAGGAATTTCAGTTCGGTTATTCTGTTTTTTGAGGTTTTTAATATGCTGAATATCGACAACACGGTTTCATATTTATGGCTAAAAGATGTAGATAATGTTCAGTACGCCATTCCAAATTATTTAACAGGCAGGCAGTTTAACCTGAAGCTGATTGTGAAGTTGAAAAATAAGCCTTAA
- the rpe gene encoding ribulose-phosphate 3-epimerase — protein MKYIIAPSILSADFGNLQRDIEMINQSEADWFHVDVMDGVFVPNISFGFPVMAAVKKYATKPLDVHLMIVDPDKYIEDFAKAGADRITVHYEACTHLHRTIQLIKASGCKAGVALNPHTPVTLLQDVIEDLDLVLIMSVNPGFGGQAFIHNTYKKIKDLKTLIQGVKENLIVEVDGGVGLQNIATLVAAGANAFVAGNAIFATDNPTETISKMKSLTASTINI, from the coding sequence ATGAAATACATCATAGCCCCATCCATACTTTCGGCCGATTTTGGCAATTTACAGCGCGATATTGAAATGATTAACCAGAGCGAGGCCGACTGGTTCCATGTTGATGTGATGGATGGTGTTTTTGTACCCAATATATCTTTTGGTTTCCCGGTTATGGCAGCAGTTAAAAAATATGCAACCAAACCTTTAGATGTTCATTTAATGATTGTTGATCCGGATAAATATATCGAGGATTTTGCCAAGGCAGGTGCAGATAGGATTACCGTACACTACGAAGCCTGCACACATCTGCATAGAACTATTCAGTTAATTAAAGCATCTGGTTGTAAAGCGGGTGTAGCCTTAAATCCACATACGCCAGTAACCTTATTGCAGGATGTAATAGAAGATCTTGATCTGGTACTCATTATGTCCGTTAATCCAGGTTTCGGCGGGCAGGCTTTCATTCACAATACCTACAAGAAAATAAAGGATCTAAAGACCTTAATTCAAGGGGTAAAGGAAAACTTAATCGTCGAGGTTGATGGTGGTGTCGGTTTGCAAAATATTGCTACATTAGTAGCAGCAGGTGCCAATGCTTTTGTAGCTGGAAATGCAATTTTTGCGACTGATAATCCAACAGAAACTATTTCCAAAATGAAAAGCCTGACAGCTAGCACTATAAATATTTAA
- the pnp gene encoding polyribonucleotide nucleotidyltransferase, producing the protein MNVIKKSFDLGDGRIVEIETGKLAKQADGSVVVKMGDTMLLATVVSTVGAKPGTDFLPLSVDYQEKYAATGRIPGGFLRREARLSDYEVLISRLVDRALRPQFPSDYHSDTQVMISLISADKNIMPDCLAGLAASAALSVSDIPFNGPISEVRVAKIDGKLVINPFASDLERATLEFMVAGSANDICMVEGECDEIQEDEMVEALKFAHDAIKVQCAVQVELTEATGKTVKREYSHEDHDADLKAKVYADTYDKVYAVAKAGGNKDVRKEGFTAIINEFFEAMPEDTADLTKAMAKHYYHDVQYDAIRNLLLDEGIRLDGRQTTEIRPIWSEVGYLPAAHGSAVFTRGETQSLTSVTLGSKDDEQMIDGAFFNGYQKFLLHYNFPGFSTGEVRPNRGAGRREIGHGNLAQRSLKKVLPQGEANPYTIRVVSDILESNGSSSMATVCAGTLALMDAGIKIKAPVSGIAMGLITDEKTGKYAILSDILGDEDHLGDMDFKVTGTENGIVACQMDLKINGLSYEVLTKALLQAKDGRLHILNEMKKTISTPNEDYKPHAPRIVSLTIDKEFIGAIIGPGGKIIQEMQRETGASISIEEVDGKGIVEVFADNKAAIDAAVTRIRNIVAKPEIGEIYQGKVKSIMPFGAFVEVMPGKDGLLHISEISWERLETMDGVLKEGDKIEVKLLDIDKQGKMKLSRKVLLPRPEKPAAPKA; encoded by the coding sequence ATGAATGTAATAAAAAAATCGTTCGATTTGGGCGATGGCAGAATTGTAGAAATTGAAACTGGTAAACTGGCTAAACAAGCTGATGGTTCGGTGGTGGTAAAAATGGGCGATACCATGTTGTTAGCAACAGTTGTATCTACTGTTGGGGCTAAACCAGGTACTGATTTTTTACCTTTATCGGTTGATTATCAGGAGAAATACGCGGCTACAGGCCGTATCCCAGGAGGCTTTTTACGTCGTGAAGCAAGATTATCTGATTACGAGGTATTAATTTCACGTTTGGTAGATAGAGCTTTACGTCCGCAGTTCCCTTCTGATTATCACTCTGATACACAGGTGATGATTTCTTTAATCTCTGCTGATAAAAATATCATGCCAGATTGTTTGGCAGGTTTAGCAGCATCGGCTGCATTATCAGTTTCCGATATTCCTTTCAACGGTCCGATTTCTGAAGTGCGTGTAGCTAAAATTGACGGTAAATTGGTAATCAACCCATTTGCCAGCGATTTAGAACGTGCTACACTTGAATTTATGGTTGCCGGTTCTGCTAACGATATCTGTATGGTAGAAGGTGAGTGTGATGAAATTCAGGAAGATGAAATGGTTGAAGCTTTAAAATTTGCACATGATGCAATTAAAGTTCAATGTGCTGTTCAGGTTGAATTAACCGAAGCAACAGGTAAAACTGTAAAACGCGAATACAGCCACGAAGATCACGATGCTGATTTAAAAGCAAAGGTTTACGCTGATACTTATGATAAAGTTTATGCCGTGGCTAAAGCCGGTGGTAATAAAGATGTTCGTAAAGAAGGTTTTACAGCAATCATTAACGAATTCTTCGAAGCAATGCCAGAAGATACTGCAGATTTAACCAAGGCAATGGCTAAACATTATTACCATGATGTTCAGTACGATGCCATCAGAAATTTATTGTTAGATGAAGGTATCCGTTTAGATGGCCGTCAAACTACAGAAATCCGTCCTATCTGGAGTGAAGTTGGTTATTTGCCGGCTGCTCACGGTTCGGCTGTATTTACACGTGGCGAAACTCAATCATTAACTTCAGTTACTTTAGGTAGCAAAGATGATGAGCAAATGATTGATGGAGCTTTCTTTAATGGTTACCAGAAATTCTTATTGCACTATAATTTCCCAGGTTTTTCAACTGGTGAGGTTAGACCGAACAGAGGCGCTGGCCGTCGCGAAATTGGTCATGGTAACTTAGCTCAGCGTTCGTTGAAAAAAGTATTGCCACAGGGCGAGGCAAATCCTTATACTATCCGCGTGGTTTCTGATATTTTAGAATCAAATGGTTCATCATCAATGGCAACTGTTTGTGCGGGTACATTGGCACTTATGGATGCCGGTATTAAAATCAAAGCTCCGGTTTCAGGTATTGCAATGGGTTTAATTACCGATGAGAAAACCGGTAAATATGCTATCCTTTCTGATATTTTAGGTGATGAAGATCATTTAGGTGATATGGACTTTAAAGTAACCGGTACAGAAAATGGTATTGTTGCTTGCCAGATGGATTTAAAAATCAATGGTTTATCTTACGAAGTGTTAACCAAAGCCTTGTTACAGGCTAAAGATGGTCGTTTACATATCTTAAACGAGATGAAGAAAACCATCAGCACACCTAACGAAGATTACAAACCGCATGCTCCTCGTATTGTTTCTTTAACTATTGATAAAGAATTTATTGGTGCAATTATTGGCCCTGGAGGTAAAATTATTCAGGAAATGCAACGCGAAACCGGTGCTTCAATCTCTATAGAAGAAGTTGATGGTAAAGGTATTGTAGAAGTGTTTGCCGATAACAAAGCAGCTATTGATGCAGCGGTTACCCGTATCCGTAATATCGTTGCTAAACCAGAAATTGGTGAAATTTACCAAGGTAAAGTAAAATCAATTATGCCATTCGGTGCATTTGTTGAGGTAATGCCAGGTAAAGATGGTTTATTGCACATCTCTGAAATTTCATGGGAGCGTTTAGAAACCATGGACGGTGTATTGAAAGAAGGTGATAAAATCGAAGTTAAGTTGTTAGACATCGATAAACAAGGTAAAATGAAACTTTCTCGTAAAGTTTTATTACCTAGACCAGAAAAACCAGCTGCACCAAAAGCTTAA
- a CDS encoding D-2-hydroxyacid dehydrogenase, with protein MIKILANDGIDPIGKELLEKAGFQVDTETIPQDQLAEALKNYDAITVRSATKVRKELIDAVPNIKLIGRGGVGMDNIDVEYARSQGIAVVNTPAASSLSVAELVFSHLFTGIRFLQDANRKMPVEGSTQFNNLKKAYAKGTELSGKTIGIIGFGRIGRATAKVALGLGMNVLAYDLYPSESEITLEFQGGKSVSIPIKTVTLDEVITGSDFFSLHTPFADKPILGAEEFAKMKNGVGIVNCSRGGTIDEPALIEALNSGKVSFAGLDVFDNEPTPLAEILTHPKISLTPHIGASTNEAQERIGTELATLIIEHFKK; from the coding sequence ATGATTAAGATATTAGCAAACGATGGGATTGACCCGATCGGAAAAGAATTATTAGAAAAAGCAGGTTTCCAGGTTGATACAGAAACCATTCCGCAAGATCAGTTAGCCGAAGCCTTAAAAAACTATGATGCCATTACTGTTCGTAGTGCAACAAAAGTGAGAAAAGAATTAATTGATGCCGTTCCAAATATCAAATTAATTGGTAGGGGTGGCGTAGGTATGGATAATATCGACGTGGAGTATGCACGTAGCCAAGGGATTGCAGTTGTAAATACTCCCGCTGCCTCCTCATTATCAGTTGCTGAATTGGTATTTTCTCACCTATTTACAGGTATCAGATTTTTACAGGATGCTAACCGTAAAATGCCTGTAGAAGGTTCAACCCAGTTCAATAACCTTAAAAAAGCGTATGCTAAAGGAACTGAATTAAGTGGTAAAACCATTGGTATTATTGGTTTTGGCCGCATTGGTCGTGCTACTGCTAAAGTAGCTTTAGGCTTAGGGATGAATGTTTTGGCTTACGATTTATATCCATCAGAATCTGAAATTACTTTAGAATTCCAAGGTGGAAAATCTGTAAGTATTCCAATTAAAACGGTTACATTAGACGAAGTAATTACAGGAAGTGATTTCTTTAGTTTACACACTCCATTTGCCGACAAGCCGATTTTAGGTGCAGAAGAGTTTGCTAAGATGAAAAACGGGGTAGGTATTGTAAACTGTTCTCGAGGTGGTACAATTGATGAACCAGCTTTAATTGAAGCCTTAAATTCTGGCAAAGTTTCTTTCGCCGGCTTAGACGTTTTCGATAACGAACCAACACCATTGGCAGAAATTTTAACACATCCTAAAATCTCCCTAACACCACATATTGGAGCTTCAACCAACGAAGCACAAGAACGTATTGGTACAGAATTGGCAACGCTGATTATCGAGCATTTTAAGAAATAA
- the serC gene encoding 3-phosphoserine/phosphohydroxythreonine transaminase codes for MKHNFGAGPCILPQEVFKQAAQAVLDFNDGLSILEISHRTTEFEAVVAEADKLVKELLNVPSGYSVLFLQGGASLQFAMVPMNLLGDGQTASYLDSGVWATKALKEAKFIGNVNVVASSKDANYTFIPKDFEIPADSAYFHYTSNNTIYGTELFEVPKTNVPVVCDMSSDIMSRVIDVSKFDLIYAGAQKNVGPAGLTIAIVKNEVLGKIDRKIPSMLNYQSHIDNDSMYNTPPVFSIYVALLNLRWLKSKGGVAEIEKENKQKAEALYREIDRNSLFKGTCAIEDRSRMNVCFVMENAELEKPFLKYAEEQGIVGIKGHRSVGGFRASMYNALPITSVHALIDAMQSFEEQQAKVN; via the coding sequence ATGAAGCATAATTTTGGCGCAGGCCCTTGTATTTTACCTCAAGAAGTGTTTAAACAAGCAGCTCAGGCTGTTTTAGATTTTAACGATGGATTATCAATTTTAGAAATTTCGCACAGAACAACCGAATTTGAGGCAGTTGTTGCTGAAGCTGATAAATTGGTAAAAGAATTATTAAATGTGCCATCGGGTTATTCCGTTTTATTTTTACAAGGTGGTGCAAGTTTACAGTTTGCAATGGTTCCGATGAACTTATTGGGCGATGGACAAACAGCGAGTTATTTAGATTCTGGCGTATGGGCAACCAAAGCTTTAAAAGAAGCTAAATTTATAGGTAATGTAAATGTGGTTGCTTCTTCAAAAGATGCAAACTATACTTTTATTCCAAAGGATTTTGAAATCCCAGCCGATAGTGCTTATTTTCATTATACTTCAAACAATACTATTTATGGAACGGAGCTTTTCGAAGTACCTAAAACAAACGTACCAGTTGTTTGCGATATGTCTTCTGATATTATGAGCCGCGTAATCGATGTTTCAAAATTTGATTTAATTTATGCCGGAGCGCAAAAAAATGTTGGCCCTGCTGGTTTAACCATCGCTATTGTTAAGAATGAAGTTTTAGGCAAAATTGACCGTAAAATTCCATCAATGTTGAACTATCAATCGCATATTGATAATGATTCGATGTACAATACCCCTCCGGTTTTCTCTATATACGTTGCTTTGTTAAATCTTCGCTGGTTAAAATCGAAAGGTGGAGTTGCTGAAATTGAAAAAGAAAATAAACAAAAAGCTGAAGCACTTTACAGAGAAATAGACCGTAATTCGTTGTTTAAAGGAACCTGTGCAATTGAAGACCGCTCTAGAATGAATGTTTGTTTCGTAATGGAAAATGCAGAATTGGAAAAACCATTCCTAAAGTATGCAGAAGAACAAGGTATTGTGGGTATTAAAGGTCATAGAAGTGTAGGTGGTTTCCGTGCTTCAATGTATAATGCCCTGCCAATTACAAGTGTTCATGCGTTAATAGATGCAATGCAATCATTTGAAGAACAACAAGCAAAAGTAAATTAA